The Microcoleus sp. AS-A8 DNA window CCCTAATCTGCCAAAAATTTAGACGGAAAATCCGGCAAAAAGAAATTGAATTTTTTTTTGCTCACGATGGGTTAGAAGCACTCTTACAGCTAGAAGCCCAACCGGATATCGATATCGTATTGACGGATATCAATATGCCCAAAATGGATGGGCTAACGTTGCTCACGAATCTTTCTGAACAATATCCCACGATCCACTCTATTATTATTTCCGCTTATGGGGATATGGAAAATATCAGAGCGGCCATGAATCGGGGTGCATTTGACTTTTTAATGAAGCCGCTCAATTTGCAAGATTTAGAAATTACGACGAACAAAACTCTGCGACATGTGCAGCACATGAGAGAGATGCAACAAAAAGAGCGTTTAGCTCAGCAAGCTCAAGCTGAATTATTGGAACATTTACAGCAAGAAGTTGCCGAACGTCAACGGGTTCAAGAGGCATTACGGGATAGTGAAAAAAGGCTCACGCAATTTTTAGAAGCGGTGCCAGTTGGCGTGTTTGTAGTTGATGTGAGTGGCAAAACTTATTACGCCAATCAGACGGCTCAGCAGTTACTCGCCAAAGAAATTGCAGCCGATGCTACGGCAGAGAAATTGCCGGAAATTTATCAAGCTTATATGGAGGGAACCGATCAATTATACCCTAGTGAGCAACAGCCACTGATGCGAGCATTGAACGGCGAAAGAACAACCACCGATGATATGGAACTCCACCAAGGCGATAAGATTATCCCCTTGGAGGTTTGGGCTACGCCAATTTTTAATGAACAGAGTCAAGTTGTGTATGCTATAGCGGCTTTTCAAGACATTACAGAACGCAAAAAATCTGCCAAATTATTAGCTGAATATAATCGCACCTTAGAAATTCAAGTCCAGCAACGTACCCAAGAACTCTCACAAGCTCTTGAGCACCTGAGAACGACTCAGGAAGAATTGATTCAATCCGAAAAAATGGCAGCTCTTGGGCAATTGATCGCTGGCGTTGCTCATGAAATCAATACCCCACTGGGAGCCATTCGTTCCTCCATCGCCAATATTGCTGATTTTTTTAATAATAACCTAGAACAATTACCGATTTTTTTACAAAATCTATCTAAAGAACGTCAGCCAGATTTTTTTAATCTGGTGTCTAAATCAAGTCAAAAAACGGATGTTTTATCAAGTCAAGAAAAACGAAAAATAAAAAAACAATTAAAGTATCAGCTCCAAATTTATGCCATAAATAATGCCGATAGTCTCGCCAGTATTTTGGTCAATATTGGTGTTGTGGGAGATGAGATTCACCCTCTTTTGCCCTTGTTACAAGACCCTAATAGCCCAACAATTCTCAAGACTGTCTATGATTTGGTGAGTGTCCAGAAAAGTACCCGAACCATCAGCACCGCAACCGAACGTGCAGCCAAAGTTGTGTTTGCGCTGAAAAACTATGCTCGTTATGACTACTCGGGTGAAAAAGTACAAGCTAATATTACAGAGGGCATTGAAACCGTATTAACTCTCTATCATAACCAAATTAAACAAGGTGTGGAATTGAGGAGAAACTATGAACCATTGCCTCTGTTATTGTGCTATCCTGATGAACTCAATCAAGTTTGGACTAATCTAGTTCATAATGCTCTGCAAGCAATGGACTACAAGGGAACTTTAAGAATTGATGCTATCAAGCAAAATACCAATCTGATCGTTAGTATCACGGATAGTGGTCAGGGTATTTCTGCGGAGATTATGCCAAAAATATTTGAGCCATTTTTTACGACTAAACCCCTAGGGGAAGGCAGCGGATTAGGATTAGACATTGTCAAGAAGATTATTGAAAAACATCAGGGTTCGATTTCAGTAAACTCGGTACCGGGTAAAACGACTTTTACCGTATCATTACCTCTATAACCAACGAATAAAAGGGAAATTAGCGATGCCTAAGCCAGCAATTTTATGTGTTGACGATGAGGTAGTCATATTGGAGAGTCTTGAGATAGAACTCCGCAGAGCTTTTGCAGATACTTATCTCTATGAATTTGCTGAAAGTGCGAATGAAGCCTTAGAAATTATTGATGAATTGGTTGAAGACAAGGTAAATATATTAGCGATTGTTTCGGATTGGTTGATGCCTGGAATGAAGGGAGATGAATTGCTGGTAAAAATTCATCTAAAATATCCCCAAATCATTACAATTATGCTAACGGGTCAAGCGGATGAAGAAGCCCTAAAGAGAGCCAAACAACAAGCTAATTTACATACATATTTGCATAAGCCTTGGCAGACTGATGAATTAATTAAAGCCATTAATTCAGGTCTAAAAAAGATATAAGTATTTCTTGATTAAACCATGAAGAAACCGATTATTATATGTGTTGATGATGAACAGACAATCCTGGATAGCCTGGAAATCGAGCTGGAAAAAAGCTTGGGCGATGAATATCTGATAGAAACCGCCGCCGGAAGTGAAGAAGCTTTAGAGTTATTGGAAGAATTACTAGATGAACAGTATGAAGTTCCTGTAGTCATTTCCGATTATCTCATGCCCTATATTAAAGGAGATGAATTATTAAAACGTATCCATGCCCTGTCGCCCAAAACCCTGAAAATTATGCTGACAGGGCAAGCCGATTTGGAGGCTGTGGGAAATGCGATTAAATATGCCAAGTTATATCGTTATATTGCCAAACCCTGGCAGTTTGAAGACCTTAAATTAACAGTTCGAGAAGCCGTCAATAGTTACCTTCAGGAAAAAAAACTAGACCAGCAAACTATGCAACTCCAGCAAATGAATCAGGAGTTGGAACAATTAAACACTTCTTTGGAACAAAAAGTCGTTGAACGCACGGCTGAATTAGCTAAAACCGAGACCGAATTGCGCCAATCAGAAGCCGCGATGCAGGAGGCGAAAGAAGCTGCTGAACGAGCCAATCGCGCCAAAAGCCAATTCCTCGCTAATATGAGTCATGAACTCCGCACACCCCTCAATGCCATCCTCGGTTTTACCCAATTGCTCATCCGTGACTCCTCCCTGACTATTGAGCAACGGCAATCGATCGAAATCATCAATCGCAGTGGCGAACATTTACTTGAACTCATTAATGACGTTCTGCAAATGTCCAAAATCGAGGTAGGTAAGGTAACACTCGATCAACAAAGCTTTGATCTATACCACCTGTTGGACAGTTTAGAAGCCATGTTTCAGTTGCCCGCTCAAAAGAAGGGCTTACAGTTAATTTTTGATTATGCCCCAAGTCTTCCCCGATATGTGCAAACAGACGAAAATAAGTTACGTCAAGTCTTAATCAACCTCCTCGGCAATGCTATCAAATTTACAGCATCCGGAAGTGTTACCTTACGAGTCGGCAGGAAATTTAAGGTTGAAGGTTCTCATGAGTTGCCAGTTGAAAAGTTGAAGGTTGAAAGTTATTCACCCTCTTTGAACCTTCAACCTGTAACCCTTTATTTTGCAGTAGAAGACACTGGTCCTGGCATTGCACCCGAAGACCTAGATCTTATATTTGAAGCCTTTACACAAACTGCAACCGGTCGGAAATCCTCGGAAGGAACTGGCTTAGGTTTACCCATCAGCCGAAAATTTGTGCAACTGATGGGGGGGGACATTACCGTGAGTAGCATGTTCGGGAAGGGAACTATTTTTCAGTTTGAGGTTGAGGTGAGTCTCAGTTTTGCCACTGAAATTCCTTTCCTTCAACCCACTCGTCGAGTCATCGGCTTAGAACCTGGGCAACCCAACTATCGCATCTTGGTGGTTGACGACGCCCCAGAAAGTCGCCTGCTCCTGGTTAAACTCATAGCAGCTTTGGGCTTCTGCGTGCAGGAAGCCGTCAATGGGCAAGAAGCCTTGGAGCAGTGGAACACGTTTAAACCTCACTTGATTTGGATGGATATGCGAATGCCCATCCTGGATGGGTATGAAGCCACCCAACAGATTAAAGCCAGGGAGAAGGAGAGAGAGAAACAGGGAAAATTCAGCAATCCCTCAGCGCCAATCCGCAAAACGGTGATCATTGCCCTTACCGCCAGTGCCTTCGAGGAGGAACGTCACCTGGTTGTATCCGTAGGCTGTGACGACTTTGTGCGTAAACCCTTTCGAGAAGAAGTGATTTTTGAAAAGATGGCTCAATACCTGGGTGTGCGTTATGTCTATGAAGAGTTACCTGCTTTGGGACGCACCGAGCAAATTGCCGTCCCTGGAGGACTGGAAGACAGCAAATTGGATTCATCCTTTGTTCTACAGCCTACTTCTTTCCAAGTCATGCCACTGGAGTGGACGGATAAGCTGTATGAGGCGGTGAATTCGGTGGATGATGAGGCAATTTTTCGGCTGATTGAGCAAATCCCTCCTGCTGATGCCCCTTTAGCCCAATCGATAGTCGGCTTGATCAAAGGCTTTCGTTATGATCGTCTGATCGATTTGATGGAAGCGGCAGGAATTCGGACACTGGAAGATAATCACTGATAAGGTGTCCGGCAATAGAACCATAATATGTGGAGTTGCAGTAGGGGCACGGCGACAGTAACATCCCGGTTAAAGAAGAATGTTTGAAATGCCGTGCCCCTACACATCGTTACGCCCAGAGTTAAGCCCCTACTATAAACAGGGTTTGATTAAGGGGAATCAACCGGACATCCTATCAGCTACTTGGACTTCGCTTCGAGATTTTCCATACGGCTTTTGAGTTCCTGGTTTTCTTTTTTCAACTGATCGAGTTCTTCCCTGAGTTGTTTAACGGCTTGATCGGAACCCACATTCTTTTGTACTCTCTGAATCGCTTCCTCAGCCATGCGGCGGACTCGCCCATCGGGAGTTTGATCGGCAAGGGAATGTAAAACCGCGATCGCTTTAACCGTTTCCATTTGCCCCAAGGCGGCAACAACAGCCACTTGAGTAAGGAAGAAGCTTTCTCCAGCCAGTTCTTCTAATTGTTCTAAAATCCACTCGGTATTGTTCGGAGTCTGACCGGTGGAAATAGTACCCAATGCACGAATTGCACTCAGGCGCAAGGGTTGAGGATTACCAGGTGTGGTGTATTCCAAAATTACCTCCAGTGCGATCGGTGACGACTTCATCTGACTCAAACCTGCGATCGCACCACTCCGCACCACTTCATTCCATCCACCCCTCTCTCTCAGGACGTTGTTCAACAATTGCAGAACTTCATCCTCTTTATCTTTGAGAGTCGCGGACACCATTTTCCCCAAAGCACTGGCGGCTGTCGCTTCCACATAGTAGCTAGCATCGCCCTTTTCGAGTACCTGTTTCAGGGCATCGTAGCTTTGGGATGTCTTGATTTTACTCAACGCTTGTACCACTGACCGACGCACACGGGCATCTTTGTCGTTTAAACCCGCCATTAAAGCGTCTGTTGCCTGATCCAGCTTCACTTGGGCTAAGCATTTTGCCGCTTCTGCCCTAATACCCCAAAACGAGTCATTTGTCAACGCTTCAGCAAGTGCTTTCACCGCTTCTAAACCCCCCTTCTTCGCCAATGCCTTGGCGGCATAGATGCGGGAAATAGGGTCTGGGTCAGATTGTAACTGAGCTTTCAGTTCCGAGATGGGATATTCCAGAGCAACCGTTTTCAGATAATTATTGCCGCGATCGAAGCTAATAAATTGAGGTTTTTTCTCTAAGGGGAAGTAAAAACTCTGTTCCCGTTCATGAATCCTCACCGTAAACGTTTTCAGTAGGGGCGACACATGTGTCGCCTCTCCCTCGGATTCGGGTTGAGTGTAACCAAAAGCGATCGGAATTTTCAGGTCAAATAGCTCACTATTACTCCCATTATTGTCATTCTTCGCCTGAGTTTGGGTAACTGTCACTTTCGTTAACTGACTATCTCCATCCCAGGAATAGGCAACTTTGTAATCCGGATGTCCACCTCGGAAGACATACTGATCAAACAGAAATAATAAATTGCGCCCGGTTGCTTTTTCGATCGCCCGGAGCAAGTCAACCGTTTCTACCGTATTGTGGGCATTGTCTTGAACAAACGTCTGGATTGCCTTCCAGAACAACTCATCACCCAACTCGGTGCGAATCATGTGATAGACACAAGCGCCTTTTTCATAGAGGTGCCGGTCATAAAGTTCGATCGCTTCCCGA harbors:
- a CDS encoding M1 family metallopeptidase, with product MSHFYFDSETNGHKSFELPGAKPHYNPDRPGQVKHIFLDLALDIPNQSFSGTCTIALEAIRNDTHQLTLDAVNLNIQSVQVEGTPQPFDYDGEQLHIRLINPTEAGKEIKIAIAYSVEKPQRGLYFIVPNEHYPNKPTQVWTQGEDEDSRFWFPCFDYPGQLATSEIRVKVPKPLIAISNGELIATEEDGEDKIYHWLQQQVHPTYLMTLAVGDFAEIRDEWRGKPVTYYVEKGYEEDARRSMGKTPRMMEFFSEKFGYPYPFPKYAQVCVDDFIFGGMENTSTTLLTDRCLLDERAAIDNDRTESLVAHELAHQWFGDLVVIKHWSHAWIKEGLASYSEVFWTDYEYGNDDAAYYLLGEAQSYLAEDSSRYRRPIVTHVYREAIELYDRHLYEKGACVYHMIRTELGDELFWKAIQTFVQDNAHNTVETVDLLRAIEKATGRNLLFLFDQYVFRGGHPDYKVAYSWDGDSQLTKVTVTQTQAKNDNNGSNSELFDLKIPIAFGYTQPESEGEATHVSPLLKTFTVRIHEREQSFYFPLEKKPQFISFDRGNNYLKTVALEYPISELKAQLQSDPDPISRIYAAKALAKKGGLEAVKALAEALTNDSFWGIRAEAAKCLAQVKLDQATDALMAGLNDKDARVRRSVVQALSKIKTSQSYDALKQVLEKGDASYYVEATAASALGKMVSATLKDKEDEVLQLLNNVLRERGGWNEVVRSGAIAGLSQMKSSPIALEVILEYTTPGNPQPLRLSAIRALGTISTGQTPNNTEWILEQLEELAGESFFLTQVAVVAALGQMETVKAIAVLHSLADQTPDGRVRRMAEEAIQRVQKNVGSDQAVKQLREELDQLKKENQELKSRMENLEAKSK
- a CDS encoding ATP-binding protein, producing MSAKILVVDDESDLEPLICQKFRRKIRQKEIEFFFAHDGLEALLQLEAQPDIDIVLTDINMPKMDGLTLLTNLSEQYPTIHSIIISAYGDMENIRAAMNRGAFDFLMKPLNLQDLEITTNKTLRHVQHMREMQQKERLAQQAQAELLEHLQQEVAERQRVQEALRDSEKRLTQFLEAVPVGVFVVDVSGKTYYANQTAQQLLAKEIAADATAEKLPEIYQAYMEGTDQLYPSEQQPLMRALNGERTTTDDMELHQGDKIIPLEVWATPIFNEQSQVVYAIAAFQDITERKKSAKLLAEYNRTLEIQVQQRTQELSQALEHLRTTQEELIQSEKMAALGQLIAGVAHEINTPLGAIRSSIANIADFFNNNLEQLPIFLQNLSKERQPDFFNLVSKSSQKTDVLSSQEKRKIKKQLKYQLQIYAINNADSLASILVNIGVVGDEIHPLLPLLQDPNSPTILKTVYDLVSVQKSTRTISTATERAAKVVFALKNYARYDYSGEKVQANITEGIETVLTLYHNQIKQGVELRRNYEPLPLLLCYPDELNQVWTNLVHNALQAMDYKGTLRIDAIKQNTNLIVSITDSGQGISAEIMPKIFEPFFTTKPLGEGSGLGLDIVKKIIEKHQGSISVNSVPGKTTFTVSLPL
- a CDS encoding response regulator codes for the protein MPKPAILCVDDEVVILESLEIELRRAFADTYLYEFAESANEALEIIDELVEDKVNILAIVSDWLMPGMKGDELLVKIHLKYPQIITIMLTGQADEEALKRAKQQANLHTYLHKPWQTDELIKAINSGLKKI
- a CDS encoding response regulator translates to MKKPIIICVDDEQTILDSLEIELEKSLGDEYLIETAAGSEEALELLEELLDEQYEVPVVISDYLMPYIKGDELLKRIHALSPKTLKIMLTGQADLEAVGNAIKYAKLYRYIAKPWQFEDLKLTVREAVNSYLQEKKLDQQTMQLQQMNQELEQLNTSLEQKVVERTAELAKTETELRQSEAAMQEAKEAAERANRAKSQFLANMSHELRTPLNAILGFTQLLIRDSSLTIEQRQSIEIINRSGEHLLELINDVLQMSKIEVGKVTLDQQSFDLYHLLDSLEAMFQLPAQKKGLQLIFDYAPSLPRYVQTDENKLRQVLINLLGNAIKFTASGSVTLRVGRKFKVEGSHELPVEKLKVESYSPSLNLQPVTLYFAVEDTGPGIAPEDLDLIFEAFTQTATGRKSSEGTGLGLPISRKFVQLMGGDITVSSMFGKGTIFQFEVEVSLSFATEIPFLQPTRRVIGLEPGQPNYRILVVDDAPESRLLLVKLIAALGFCVQEAVNGQEALEQWNTFKPHLIWMDMRMPILDGYEATQQIKAREKEREKQGKFSNPSAPIRKTVIIALTASAFEEERHLVVSVGCDDFVRKPFREEVIFEKMAQYLGVRYVYEELPALGRTEQIAVPGGLEDSKLDSSFVLQPTSFQVMPLEWTDKLYEAVNSVDDEAIFRLIEQIPPADAPLAQSIVGLIKGFRYDRLIDLMEAAGIRTLEDNH